A single region of the Parasphingorhabdus litoris DSM 22379 genome encodes:
- a CDS encoding EscU/YscU/HrcU family type III secretion system export apparatus switch protein, protein MAQEAPGGGEKTEAPTPKKLKDSAQKGDVLQSRDLGGAVVTFVGTVAIVIFGGTLYQALADMVTSALVFNRRDVEAFDIENRSFTLVSGLIPEFMALFVVLLIAAIATPALLGSLGFRWSAMKPKPSKLDPIKGLGRIFGTNGLMELGKSIMKVLLLGVVGGTILYLHLEDLAQMAAQDLNMAIASYTSLFLKLLVGITVSLMLIAMIDVPIQMFQRGKRLKMTKQEVKDEYKQTEGSPDTRAVQRQRRSEMLNDSTRKAVADATVLLVNPTHFAVALRYDREQDYAPVLLGKGCDSIALAMREMAAEVGTPVMEYADLTRSIYYTSDVGETIDDRLYAVVAAVLSFLIQLDEKLVSPLNKPRIEVPEGMQFDVDGSRLA, encoded by the coding sequence ATGGCACAAGAGGCGCCTGGTGGCGGTGAAAAGACCGAAGCACCAACCCCCAAGAAACTGAAGGACAGCGCCCAGAAAGGTGATGTTCTCCAGTCCCGCGATCTCGGCGGTGCTGTGGTCACATTTGTTGGGACGGTTGCCATCGTGATATTTGGCGGCACACTCTATCAAGCGCTGGCCGATATGGTCACCAGTGCCTTGGTGTTCAATCGGCGGGACGTCGAAGCTTTCGATATTGAAAACCGTAGCTTTACCCTTGTTTCGGGCTTGATACCCGAATTTATGGCTTTGTTTGTTGTCCTGCTTATCGCAGCTATCGCAACACCAGCCTTGCTGGGATCACTCGGATTTCGCTGGTCAGCCATGAAACCAAAACCATCCAAGCTGGACCCGATCAAGGGGTTGGGCCGAATATTCGGCACAAACGGCCTGATGGAATTGGGCAAATCAATCATGAAAGTACTGCTTTTGGGCGTGGTTGGCGGAACCATCCTGTACCTACATCTCGAAGACCTCGCGCAAATGGCTGCGCAAGATTTGAATATGGCGATCGCCAGCTATACATCATTGTTTCTGAAATTGTTGGTCGGGATTACGGTCAGCCTGATGCTGATTGCGATGATCGACGTACCGATTCAGATGTTCCAGCGCGGCAAACGTCTGAAAATGACCAAGCAAGAGGTCAAGGACGAGTATAAGCAAACCGAAGGTTCGCCAGATACCCGTGCCGTACAGCGCCAACGTCGTAGTGAGATGCTCAACGATTCCACTCGCAAGGCGGTCGCCGACGCAACCGTATTGCTGGTCAATCCAACGCACTTCGCGGTCGCACTGCGCTATGATCGAGAGCAGGATTATGCGCCAGTGCTGCTGGGCAAAGGCTGTGATTCCATTGCTCTTGCCATGCGCGAAATGGCCGCAGAAGTTGGCACGCCGGTCATGGAATATGCCGACCTTACCCGTTCAATCTACTATACGTCAGATGTCGGCGAGACGATTGATGATCGTCTCTATGCTGTGGTCGCAGCCGTTCT
- the fliR gene encoding flagellar biosynthetic protein FliR encodes MIAPGFADVESQIWIWMMAMIRPGAAMVVTPVFGAANVPVQIRIILAFMIGLVATNTVSFDLPSDTAISLSNTIFVLGEVLVGVAIGFALQLGFSSVLIAGETISNAMGLGFASMADPQTGQSTPVIGQFLMILATLLLLAIDGHLMLLATIVQSYSALPPGYAFLGPELLMDMVEFGGTLFAMGLLIALPVGGALILIQFIMGFLARTAPALNLFAVGIPVTITAGLVALAVTAPIIADTIVRSLGMGLSQAALVGGGG; translated from the coding sequence ATGATTGCGCCCGGCTTTGCTGATGTAGAAAGCCAGATCTGGATATGGATGATGGCGATGATCCGCCCTGGCGCAGCCATGGTTGTGACACCGGTATTTGGTGCAGCCAATGTGCCGGTTCAGATCCGCATCATCCTGGCCTTCATGATCGGTCTGGTTGCAACAAATACTGTCAGTTTCGATTTACCGAGCGACACAGCTATCAGCCTCAGCAACACAATTTTTGTCTTGGGCGAAGTGCTGGTCGGCGTTGCAATCGGCTTTGCGCTTCAACTGGGATTTTCCAGCGTGCTGATCGCCGGTGAGACGATCAGTAACGCCATGGGCCTTGGCTTTGCCAGCATGGCCGATCCACAGACGGGTCAATCGACGCCGGTTATTGGCCAGTTCCTCATGATATTGGCAACATTGTTACTATTGGCCATTGATGGTCATCTGATGCTGCTCGCCACCATTGTGCAAAGCTATTCAGCCTTGCCGCCGGGCTATGCGTTTCTCGGGCCTGAACTGTTAATGGACATGGTAGAATTTGGTGGCACGCTGTTTGCTATGGGATTGCTCATCGCTTTGCCTGTCGGCGGGGCGTTGATCCTGATCCAATTCATTATGGGATTTTTGGCCCGTACCGCACCTGCGTTGAACCTTTTCGCCGTGGGTATTCCGGTCACCATTACTGCAGGGCTTGTTGCACTGGCGGTCACCGCACCGATCATTGCGGACACGATTGTCCGTTCACTCGGCATGGGACTTAGCCAGGCCGCGCTCGTAGGGGGAGGCGGATAA
- the fliQ gene encoding flagellar biosynthesis protein FliQ, whose protein sequence is MTDNADFFVGVAQQALWVTALAAAPLLIPALLVGLLLGMVQAATSINEQTLSFVPKLVVVAVMAAVFGGSILVLIVDFTREIFARIPDLLL, encoded by the coding sequence ATGACCGATAATGCAGATTTCTTTGTCGGTGTCGCGCAACAGGCCTTGTGGGTTACCGCACTGGCAGCCGCGCCATTGCTGATCCCCGCGCTGTTGGTCGGGCTTTTGCTCGGCATGGTACAGGCGGCAACATCGATCAATGAACAGACCTTGAGCTTCGTACCCAAGCTGGTCGTCGTCGCCGTAATGGCTGCGGTATTTGGTGGTTCCATATTGGTGTTGATCGTCGATTTTACCCGAGAGATTTTTGCTCGCATACCGGACTTGCTATTATGA
- the fliP gene encoding flagellar type III secretion system pore protein FliP (The bacterial flagellar biogenesis protein FliP forms a type III secretion system (T3SS)-type pore required for flagellar assembly.): MRINFKYIWVILAFIASAFVADPSFAQAATAPPTEAAAAAPGASEALERALDDVSGDGQPLSITLQILILMGLLTILPSIVLMMTSFTRIIIVLSILRHALGLQQTPPNQVLIGLSLFLSLFVMAPSIEKINEQAIAPYSSDEITLTQAVEISGNVMHSFMAKQTRQSDLRLFMDLADQESFASTEDIPFSIMLPAFVTSELKTAFQIGFMIFLPFLIIDLVVAAVLMALGMMMLSPVIISMPFKLLLFVLVDGWALTMGSLAASFAS; the protein is encoded by the coding sequence ATGCGGATTAATTTCAAATATATCTGGGTCATTCTGGCGTTCATCGCCTCCGCTTTTGTCGCGGACCCATCCTTTGCTCAAGCGGCAACGGCACCTCCAACAGAAGCCGCAGCCGCTGCCCCTGGTGCATCCGAAGCGCTGGAACGCGCGCTCGATGATGTATCAGGCGACGGACAGCCGCTGAGCATCACTTTGCAAATCCTGATCCTGATGGGTTTGCTGACGATATTGCCTTCTATCGTTCTGATGATGACCAGCTTCACCCGGATCATCATCGTCTTGTCGATATTGCGTCATGCCCTGGGCTTGCAGCAAACGCCGCCCAATCAGGTGTTGATCGGACTGTCGCTGTTTCTTTCGCTTTTCGTGATGGCGCCAAGCATTGAGAAAATCAACGAACAGGCCATCGCCCCTTATTCGTCCGACGAAATTACATTGACGCAAGCGGTCGAGATTTCCGGTAATGTGATGCACAGTTTCATGGCGAAGCAGACGCGTCAATCGGATCTGCGTCTGTTCATGGACCTTGCCGATCAAGAGAGCTTTGCCTCGACCGAGGACATCCCGTTTTCGATCATGCTGCCGGCCTTTGTCACCAGCGAACTAAAAACCGCGTTTCAAATCGGTTTCATGATCTTCCTGCCGTTCCTGATCATTGATCTGGTGGTTGCTGCGGTCCTGATGGCGCTGGGCATGATGATGTTGTCACCGGTGATCATCTCCATGCCGTTTAAATTGCTGCTGTTCGTCTTGGTCGATGGCTGGGCGCTGACCATGGGGTCTCTCGCGGCCTCATTTGCGAGCTAG
- a CDS encoding FliO/MopB family protein codes for MTFYILKLVIMLPIIALLIYGSLWLYRKYQPQNMMRQNSNSLNVVEVMPIGVNNKLAVVDFEGRKILLSVTRNGVAKIDAKNAD; via the coding sequence ATGACCTTCTATATCCTCAAACTGGTGATCATGCTGCCGATCATCGCGCTGCTGATCTACGGATCGCTTTGGCTGTATCGCAAATATCAGCCGCAGAACATGATGCGGCAAAATTCAAACAGCCTGAATGTCGTCGAGGTCATGCCAATTGGCGTGAACAACAAATTGGCGGTTGTTGACTTTGAAGGACGCAAGATCCTTCTGTCGGTCACCCGCAATGGCGTTGCAAAGATTGATGCAAAAAATGCGGATTAA
- the fliN gene encoding flagellar motor switch protein FliN, whose product MNDMTHDAEALSAAEPAPATISQPQDHYAFLSDIKVRLSVEVGSVSMKVSEIMDLQEGSVVELDRQVDQLIDINVNGTLVARGEVVPVKNKFGVRIAEIVSNGMARARVERRN is encoded by the coding sequence ATGAACGATATGACACATGATGCTGAAGCCCTGAGTGCCGCAGAACCGGCACCAGCAACAATCAGCCAACCGCAAGATCACTATGCATTTCTTTCCGACATCAAGGTTCGCCTGTCCGTCGAAGTGGGCAGCGTATCGATGAAAGTCTCGGAAATAATGGACCTGCAAGAAGGTTCGGTGGTCGAACTCGATCGTCAGGTGGACCAGCTGATCGACATTAATGTCAACGGCACGCTGGTTGCGCGAGGCGAGGTTGTTCCGGTCAAGAATAAATTCGGCGTACGGATCGCGGAAATCGTGTCGAATGGCATGGCACGCGCCCGGGTTGAAAGGCGCAACTAA
- a CDS encoding FliM/FliN family flagellar motor switch protein — protein MSNPSPTPAPAPAEHSLLKKSGPDDTLLAMYGKVEKRLAGQLKGHLINVIGCELALELASSDKAKFTDWLGAQETDSVYLQYQFGISEPPIWVRISRPFLTACVDCFFGGRYDGESCATGPLNRSELRMIERLGGAVEASLSASWSTICETAIRYSGFVHDKDDVEMQLENDDILAAAARIEISGHGLEAIELVQSVDGLASIDPQQSSPLTRENDIVDPDWQRSLKDSFDQVYMPVRSVLARPTMDLSQLSRLAVGDILPVAPTDNVPLIVGDRVFAHGSIGEQNGGVAFKIKHFL, from the coding sequence ATGTCCAATCCTTCTCCCACTCCTGCGCCCGCGCCTGCAGAGCATAGCTTGCTGAAAAAAAGCGGCCCTGATGACACGCTTTTGGCCATGTATGGCAAAGTTGAAAAGCGGCTGGCTGGGCAGTTGAAGGGCCATTTGATCAACGTGATTGGATGTGAGCTTGCTCTGGAGCTGGCGAGCAGTGACAAGGCGAAATTTACCGATTGGCTGGGGGCGCAGGAAACGGATTCCGTCTATCTGCAATATCAGTTTGGGATTTCCGAACCGCCGATTTGGGTTCGTATCTCTCGTCCCTTTCTAACCGCCTGTGTCGATTGCTTCTTTGGCGGACGATATGATGGTGAGAGCTGTGCAACAGGGCCATTGAACCGTTCCGAATTGCGCATGATAGAGCGATTGGGCGGGGCCGTCGAAGCTAGTTTGAGTGCCAGTTGGTCGACAATATGTGAAACTGCCATCCGCTATTCTGGCTTTGTGCATGACAAAGACGATGTCGAGATGCAGCTCGAAAATGATGATATTCTGGCCGCCGCCGCGCGGATCGAAATTTCAGGGCACGGGCTTGAGGCCATTGAACTGGTTCAATCTGTCGATGGATTGGCCTCTATCGACCCGCAGCAGAGCAGCCCGCTGACCCGCGAAAATGACATTGTTGATCCAGACTGGCAGCGGTCTCTCAAAGACTCCTTCGATCAGGTCTACATGCCCGTGCGCTCCGTACTCGCGCGACCGACCATGGATTTGTCACAGCTTTCGAGGCTTGCCGTGGGCGATATTTTGCCTGTGGCGCCGACGGATAATGTCCCGCTCATCGTCGGTGACCGTGTCTTCGCACATGGCAGCATCGGAGAGCAAAATGGCGGTGTCGCCTTCAAAATAAAACACTTTCTATAG
- a CDS encoding flagellar basal body-associated FliL family protein, whose protein sequence is MSDNNPEEEEKPKKKKGKMKGLIIGLLVVAVVGGGGAAGGFYVAGSMGGENVEPEDPNKPKIVLKDGTEVSEREAKTAMPSENENKFKVTYHQIEQPFTSNLSHSESFAQMSLAISTYYDERVFENVTEHEIALRSAVLLELGQQDPIELETPAGKVKLKGKLRDVINATLKEKAGFGGIEDVYFTSLVIQ, encoded by the coding sequence ATGTCAGATAATAATCCCGAAGAAGAAGAAAAACCCAAAAAGAAAAAGGGTAAGATGAAGGGGCTCATCATTGGGCTGTTGGTTGTTGCTGTTGTTGGCGGCGGCGGCGCGGCTGGCGGCTTCTATGTTGCGGGCAGCATGGGCGGCGAGAATGTGGAACCGGAAGACCCGAACAAACCCAAGATTGTTTTGAAAGACGGTACCGAGGTTAGCGAAAGAGAAGCAAAAACCGCGATGCCGAGCGAGAATGAGAACAAGTTCAAGGTTACCTATCATCAGATTGAGCAGCCGTTCACATCGAATTTGTCTCATTCCGAAAGCTTCGCACAAATGTCACTGGCCATCTCGACCTATTATGATGAGCGCGTATTCGAAAATGTTACCGAGCATGAAATCGCGCTGCGTTCAGCCGTGCTCCTTGAGCTCGGCCAGCAAGATCCGATCGAGCTTGAGACGCCGGCTGGCAAAGTGAAACTCAAGGGAAAATTGCGCGACGTGATCAACGCAACCCTGAAAGAAAAAGCCGGCTTTGGCGGAATTGAAGACGTCTATTTCACCAGCCTGGTCATTCAGTAA
- a CDS encoding flagellar hook-length control protein FliK, producing the protein MIGKIMSEAAHSIIGMLSAKPVSMETKTANLEFSSLLLPGEDPVRSAPDGADAETAEDKSDEQFLEQLVGGDDLPVLRANEREFFKTAATNFAADQSEGDSNLPTDPLTSMPSTAEIGRFHSVTLSKTDMFANIGPVEASIDVAETALENPKQKSADAANIASIPLTFVDGVLADRDVSKTVDGHKAPASAEKQSPLTPNSTVAGNLNPSSVENQATVESKASAALKPLVEGKPLADSNAVSDNSAKIDLARSSTNATSGPHSDINLPKQNSVETIATKSVLDSGVPNQSKTIGLSKKIQSGTAPDQTITEVLDLPTASKAKVEDVISRQISKSQADDMALTNDKPIKLETKPSFAEMDSRPAASHLERSIELSAPVQSPSVSGATNGMQKVVNFDWNAPLFAERFASELSDLTATGDLKKFEINPRNMGRLEVSFAARGGAEILQIEAESEAAREVIMQHSQAIQDMLKAQGRSDVTLRVDVRDNMLASSGNDSMNFAQQDRSDTQEERSNPTQHYGQTAPLEGPVDPQMPTDNSRYA; encoded by the coding sequence ATGATTGGTAAGATCATGTCAGAGGCCGCTCATTCCATAATTGGCATGCTTTCTGCAAAGCCAGTGAGCATGGAAACAAAAACTGCAAATCTTGAGTTCAGCTCCCTTCTGTTGCCAGGTGAAGACCCGGTGCGTTCGGCGCCTGATGGTGCCGATGCAGAGACTGCGGAAGACAAAAGCGACGAACAGTTTTTGGAGCAGCTTGTTGGCGGCGACGATCTGCCGGTTTTGCGCGCCAACGAACGAGAATTCTTCAAGACGGCGGCAACGAATTTTGCTGCCGATCAAAGTGAAGGCGATAGCAATTTGCCCACTGATCCTCTGACATCAATGCCTTCGACTGCAGAGATAGGGCGCTTCCATTCGGTTACATTATCAAAAACAGATATGTTCGCGAATATTGGGCCGGTCGAAGCCAGCATTGATGTAGCCGAAACCGCGCTTGAAAACCCGAAGCAGAAATCAGCAGATGCTGCGAACATCGCTTCCATTCCTTTGACTTTTGTTGATGGTGTGTTGGCTGACCGTGATGTTTCGAAGACTGTTGATGGTCATAAAGCGCCCGCGTCTGCGGAGAAGCAATCGCCATTGACGCCAAATTCAACTGTTGCGGGAAATCTGAATCCATCGTCGGTTGAAAACCAAGCAACAGTCGAGAGCAAAGCCTCGGCTGCTCTTAAACCTCTAGTCGAAGGCAAGCCGCTGGCAGACAGCAATGCTGTTTCGGATAATAGTGCAAAGATTGATCTCGCGCGATCTTCGACAAACGCCACGAGCGGCCCACACTCAGATATCAATTTGCCCAAGCAAAACTCGGTGGAAACCATCGCTACAAAGTCTGTTCTTGATTCCGGTGTGCCTAACCAATCCAAAACCATCGGTCTGAGTAAGAAAATACAGTCAGGTACTGCGCCTGATCAAACCATTACAGAAGTGCTTGATCTCCCGACGGCCAGCAAGGCCAAGGTTGAAGATGTCATTTCTCGGCAGATTTCAAAATCCCAGGCTGATGACATGGCTCTCACTAATGACAAGCCGATTAAGCTCGAAACCAAACCTTCTTTCGCCGAAATGGACAGCCGCCCCGCAGCCAGTCATCTGGAAAGAAGCATTGAGTTATCAGCGCCCGTCCAATCACCCTCGGTAAGCGGTGCAACCAATGGCATGCAGAAGGTCGTGAATTTTGATTGGAATGCGCCGCTATTTGCCGAGCGTTTTGCCTCCGAACTAAGTGATCTGACAGCCACAGGCGATCTCAAGAAATTCGAGATTAATCCCAGGAATATGGGTCGTTTGGAAGTGTCTTTTGCGGCAAGAGGTGGCGCTGAAATACTTCAGATTGAAGCTGAAAGTGAAGCAGCGCGTGAAGTGATTATGCAGCATAGTCAGGCAATCCAGGACATGTTGAAAGCGCAAGGTCGATCCGATGTTACCCTGCGCGTAGACGTTCGGGATAATATGCTCGCTTCATCCGGTAACGACAGCATGAATTTTGCGCAGCAAGACCGCAGCGACACCCAGGAAGAACGTTCCAATCCAACACAACATTACGGACAAACCGCACCCCTAGAAGGTCCGGTCGATCCACAGATGCCGACCGACAATAGTCGCTACGCCTGA
- a CDS encoding FliI/YscN family ATPase codes for MSDPSKTFVSDRNSGKGIQGLLSRIEHISNEPRQVGKLSAHDNGMLEVTGFAYPLGYSGRVIATDGREISAEVVGFKGSRALMIPMVQDAPLKSGSRVLPYVKSNEAAVGDALFGRIIGPMGDPIDGKGPILATESVPLLGMEGNVMRRASVTTPIDMGIRALNGLLTIGRGQRLAIIAGSGVGKSMLINQILDGVVADVVVVGLIGERGREVNDFVTRRNEKKDAVPTITVAVPADHSPSSRLKAAHRATAIAEHYRSEGKSVVLVIDSLTRVAHAQREIGLAAGEPPTMKGYPPSALSMIPRLIERAGNDSETGGSITAIYTVLADGDDLDDPVVDNARAIADGHIILSRSLAEQGIFPAIDVGKSISRVAVDIIDEDHHIAQTHFRRLWSIYEENRDLVLMGAYQAGSDPDIDEALAQWPIMVEYLKQKPRELVNLQQSISDLSGLFQS; via the coding sequence ATGAGTGATCCATCGAAAACCTTTGTCAGTGATCGCAATAGCGGGAAGGGCATTCAAGGCCTGCTGTCGCGGATCGAGCATATCAGCAATGAACCGCGTCAAGTCGGTAAGTTGTCGGCGCATGATAATGGCATGTTGGAAGTCACTGGCTTTGCTTATCCGCTGGGATATTCAGGCAGGGTAATTGCCACTGATGGCCGGGAAATTAGTGCCGAAGTCGTTGGCTTCAAGGGATCACGAGCGTTGATGATTCCGATGGTACAGGATGCGCCGCTAAAAAGCGGAAGCCGCGTATTGCCCTACGTGAAATCGAATGAGGCGGCTGTTGGTGATGCACTATTTGGCCGCATTATCGGCCCAATGGGGGATCCCATTGACGGTAAGGGACCGATACTCGCAACCGAAAGCGTGCCATTGTTGGGCATGGAAGGCAATGTGATGCGCAGGGCGAGCGTTACGACACCCATTGATATGGGGATAAGGGCGCTCAATGGCCTTTTGACTATCGGCCGGGGTCAGCGCCTTGCGATCATTGCCGGATCCGGGGTTGGCAAATCGATGCTGATCAACCAGATTTTGGATGGCGTGGTCGCGGATGTGGTTGTCGTTGGTCTTATTGGTGAACGCGGCCGCGAGGTGAATGATTTCGTTACGCGCCGCAATGAGAAAAAGGACGCAGTCCCAACCATTACAGTTGCGGTGCCTGCTGATCATTCCCCCTCGTCCCGTTTGAAGGCGGCGCACCGGGCAACGGCAATAGCCGAACATTATCGCTCGGAAGGCAAATCGGTTGTGCTGGTTATCGACAGCCTGACCCGCGTTGCCCATGCCCAACGCGAAATCGGGCTTGCAGCGGGAGAGCCACCGACCATGAAAGGCTATCCGCCTTCCGCCTTGTCCATGATCCCGCGGCTCATTGAACGGGCAGGCAATGACAGTGAGACAGGTGGCTCGATTACCGCGATATATACGGTTCTCGCGGATGGTGATGATCTTGATGATCCCGTGGTCGACAACGCTCGTGCCATTGCCGATGGTCATATCATTTTGTCCAGATCCTTGGCGGAACAGGGGATATTCCCTGCTATTGATGTCGGTAAATCGATCAGCCGGGTCGCGGTCGATATTATCGATGAAGATCATCACATAGCGCAAACGCACTTTCGCAGGCTTTGGTCCATCTATGAGGAGAATCGCGATCTGGTGCTGATGGGGGCGTATCAAGCCGGGAGTGATCCCGATATCGACGAAGCTTTGGCGCAATGGCCGATCATGGTCGAGTATCTCAAGCAAAAGCCACGTGAACTGGTCAATCTGCAACAAAGCATCAGTGATCTGTCCGGCCTGTTTCAGTCATGA
- a CDS encoding FliH/SctL family protein: MSDLHSEHNLHGDDVVPLWRMPMEQKEFSAWSGQLTSGTSAAADGQFHGLGNTDSTPDISGSDSQEDDIFEAAYRKGWEDGQAAMTAEKEANDQAAANLADAIRYLNDLQSTGSFSLILNAIESLFRRCSELAVPDPVLLQAWATQLADKIDQDQKGASLVLHPDDMALIDQDLCKIHLRADASMLRGNLKLSHAGGWIEKGSEVVLDELRGLIDEFSAQQPDANHE; this comes from the coding sequence ATGTCTGATCTGCATTCCGAACATAATCTGCACGGCGATGATGTCGTTCCACTTTGGCGTATGCCAATGGAGCAGAAGGAGTTTTCGGCTTGGTCTGGCCAGCTGACAAGTGGCACTTCTGCAGCGGCTGACGGTCAATTTCATGGCCTCGGCAATACGGATTCCACTCCCGATATTTCCGGTTCCGACAGCCAGGAAGACGATATTTTTGAAGCTGCCTATCGCAAGGGGTGGGAAGACGGTCAGGCTGCGATGACGGCCGAAAAAGAAGCGAATGATCAGGCTGCTGCCAATCTGGCAGATGCCATTCGCTATTTGAATGACCTTCAATCCACTGGAAGTTTCTCTTTAATTTTGAACGCCATAGAATCATTATTTCGCCGCTGTTCTGAATTAGCAGTTCCCGATCCTGTATTGTTGCAGGCTTGGGCTACGCAATTGGCAGATAAAATTGATCAGGATCAGAAAGGCGCAAGCTTGGTCCTGCATCCCGATGACATGGCATTGATTGATCAAGATTTGTGCAAAATCCACTTGCGTGCCGACGCATCGATGTTGCGCGGAAATCTGAAGCTAAGTCATGCAGGAGGCTGGATCGAAAAAGGGTCCGAAGTTGTGCTGGATGAACTGCGTGGGCTAATCGACGAATTTAGTGCCCAGCAACCGGATGCTAACCATGAGTGA
- a CDS encoding flagellar motor switch protein FliG codes for MAEAASKNAGGSDQNDGQLELVTGRQTAAILMLLFDDNEAAKILERLEPQEVEMLGEAMISVADVDAIQIDGSLERFLQLTKNQTMLAYKSDEKVGRVFRQALGTSRAETMMNRFAPKRPSNIAEILKWIPVKDLAELVSNEPPQISAVLISFMTPEVAAEMLQLLPQGLQEELVYRVATLGPVSAHALAQIHALLEDNGPSAEEIAPPMEIGGVMDTASIINSLPKQLSQAVLKGVTKRDRKIGKQIEDEMFVFADLMNLSSKDIGTVVRKVDTAILVPALRGASAELKEKMFAAMSQRAAETIQDEIDEAPPQPMEAVINAQKGVIAIAKVMLDNGEISMSGGGADYV; via the coding sequence ATGGCTGAAGCCGCATCAAAAAACGCCGGAGGTTCGGATCAGAATGACGGCCAACTGGAACTGGTGACGGGCCGACAGACGGCCGCAATCCTGATGCTTCTGTTTGACGATAATGAAGCGGCAAAGATTCTGGAGCGGCTGGAGCCACAAGAAGTCGAGATGCTTGGTGAGGCCATGATCAGCGTGGCCGATGTCGATGCAATACAGATTGACGGTTCATTGGAGCGCTTCCTGCAACTCACCAAGAACCAGACGATGCTGGCCTATAAGTCTGATGAAAAGGTGGGGCGGGTATTTCGTCAGGCGCTCGGCACATCGCGCGCTGAAACGATGATGAACCGCTTTGCACCCAAAAGGCCAAGCAATATCGCTGAAATCTTGAAATGGATCCCGGTCAAGGATCTGGCCGAACTGGTGTCGAATGAACCGCCGCAGATCTCGGCGGTGCTGATATCCTTCATGACCCCCGAAGTGGCGGCAGAAATGTTGCAACTGTTACCGCAGGGCTTGCAAGAAGAGCTGGTTTATCGCGTGGCAACATTGGGACCGGTTAGCGCTCATGCGCTGGCACAAATCCACGCTTTGCTGGAAGATAATGGGCCATCGGCCGAAGAGATTGCACCGCCCATGGAAATTGGCGGCGTGATGGATACTGCATCGATCATCAACAGCCTGCCGAAACAGCTCAGCCAGGCGGTTCTTAAAGGCGTAACCAAACGGGATCGCAAGATCGGCAAACAAATCGAAGATGAAATGTTCGTATTCGCCGATCTGATGAACCTGTCGAGCAAGGATATTGGTACAGTGGTCCGCAAAGTCGATACGGCAATATTGGTACCGGCACTGCGCGGCGCATCCGCCGAGCTCAAAGAAAAAATGTTCGCTGCTATGTCACAGCGTGCCGCTGAAACCATTCAGGACGAGATTGACGAAGCACCGCCGCAGCCGATGGAAGCTGTGATCAATGCCCAGAAAGGCGTCATTGCCATTGCCAAAGTGATGCTGGACAATGGTGAAATCAGCATGTCCGGCGGTGGTGCCGACTATGTCTGA